From Plasmodium malariae genome assembly, chromosome: 8:
AATCTTTGAACGAAATTGGACAAGAAAGAAGGAGCactaaataagaaaaaataatagtaaataaGAAGCttctattttaataaaaaaaaattctaaaaaaCAACAGGGTAACTATAGGGAAccaaaaaaaggaaggaaAGAAGGAAGGAAAGAAGGAAGGAAGGAAGGAAAGAAGGAAGGAAGGAAGGAAAGAAGGAAGGAAGGAAAGAAGGAAGGAaggaagaaagaaaaaaagaaaatacgaTTATAATGTAACACTACgtaatttcttcttttttttatcttcgtTTATcctaatttttatcatatagaAAAACTTTCATAAAATTTGATGCGTGTGTTAATTTCGTCAGAAAGCTGCAAAAAAGTATAACAAGGTAAATGAACTAAAttgaatatacatataattgtaaaatgtttttaaacctgtggtttatatttttactttgtttATGAATGCCTTTTGTTCAATCTGAGAAGTaaaattgaatttttttaaaaatgtaattgtGTGTATGATATTTCTTGAGAGATACAGCTCATAAACAATTTgagcaaaaaagaaaagtacaAATGGACGCAAAAATGGAAGTAGAAATAACGTAGGTAtgaatgtaatattttaaatggtTGCATTTTTGGTAATCGTTTGTTCACTGCTTTGAATCAGTGTACTACCGGCTCGAATGTGTTCACCatgttatttaaaacatttttgacggctataaaaaaagaaaaaataaaaaaagatatactttttattgaCTATTCTGAAGGAGTAAAAGAGATGATAATAAGGTGTTTTGtgcctcctttttttttattcttttattccCCTTTTTTCCAGAAGGGCACAAAACAgtacaataattttattaagaaaaggaattacaaatatatttggGGTTCTCTGTttgtttcaaataattttcgTATAATCTACTAGGTGACACATTTTCCTGTAATTGTgggtataaaaaaaaaaaaaaaaaaaaaaaaaaagacaactcaaaagtaaaaaaaatgtgtatataagaaaaaagaggccattaatataaatgtcTGTTCGAGATAGTTtgtattcttttttgtaaaaaattaaatatcatTTGGACGTACGTATGATTTAATACTTAACGATATGGAAAAGAGTGtgatcatttttttcatttaaaaaaaaaaaaaaaaaaaaaaaaaaagccttTCCCACTTACCGTtggtaatattattattaaaggGCTATCAACagtttcaatatttttatccaACTCCAGATTTATCCGTTTCTTCTCATCACCATTATATgcttaataaaatttaaaagccCCATCCGtatattgttgttattattagtattattattagtagtattattattagtagtattattattattattattatttattattttttttttttattgttatactACCATCGTGCTATATAAAtacaacatttttttaaattattttgcgcaaaaattataatagtatataaaaatggtcatctttttttttttttttcgcttttTGACTATTTCGTAAAAATATGTGTacatcttatttttttatcttttttttatttatacttaaATCGATGTTCAAATTTCCATGTTCGTCTGTTTGTCCTCTGACAAATGATAATACATTCCTTTGATTTGAAGTGTAGTGGGTTATTTTGTAAAGTAATCCGAAAATGcataatttcaaaatatgaCTGTTCATATTGTAAAGTGGAGGAGTAAATATGCTAACTGAAGTTAGTGATATAAAAGGAGTAAATAACGTAAATAGCATAAATGGAATAAATAAcgttaaaaacaaaaaatatgacaaaaggggggaggaaaaaaaaaaaaaaaaagaacacaACAAAAAAGGGTACTcgtataatacaaaaatgacTAATTGTCCTGAACAcgcaatatttttttttgtttttttctatctctttaaaaaagttgttttaaaataaataaaaataaaaaaacaaaaaaatagaaaagacAAATCTTCCAGATTAAATTTATCCACgtgttttaataaaaattagtcCGCATTGGTTATAACACGTcataacttaaaaaatagcaaaaatataaaatgaaaaaaatccAAAACGCAGTGTcgtaaaacataaaaaatatgcctACGCTGTAAGTTCATAATGTacatacagaaaaaaaagttcataataacgaaataaacaaaatatttcaatatatagcaaaataaacaatatattgaaaaatgtAGCAAAACAATGCAGGAGTCAAAACGTAGCTAATTAGCTAACTCAACAATTAAGTCAtggcacatatatattcacatatatatatttgtgcacACTTTCACAATTCAACATAGGACCCCCGTGAAATTGCCACATTTGGGCGTGccatattttttaccttGACCAACTATCAATTTTTCATtgcttcttcttcttttttttttttttttttttttttcaccttACCCGTTCAGGACATTTTTTCGAAGATCAGAAATGGTGCtacttttttcttcataattcATACACATCCACGAATAAAATGGTATTGCTATTATAGTATATCcttttattaacaaataatttattttaattaatatttctgatttaataaaataattatcattgtaaaaaacataataagggttatatgaaatattattaattaagaAAATGGAATTGCACTTACTGTCATTCGTTTtgtcttcttttctttttaacaaagtgttaacaatttttaattcGTTATTTTCATTGCACGAATGAAAATAATCCTGTGGCTCTAAAAATACATAAGCTATGTAATTGTCATATTCAAATAGtgaaatgtaatatatatcatccttaaaatttatttttacatgtttgttataattttgaaCGATGCTAAGTAATTCTATGTtgagtattttatttatccttGTGCTTCTAGGAGTCTGCGAAAGGGAGTTAGTACCCCCTACATTACATTCATCATCACAGTAACCATAAACATCAGCATCATCGTTACAATAAATGCtgctaatattattatgagaAAAGTTTCTCGGCGGATGACTAGCCAAACTCGAGGCACTTGTACATCCCGCATTTTTATTCCACAAAGGAATAtctttataataaaagtctacaaaattatatacactAATTTCTTCTACTATATAACTGCTACATTTTCTTCCATTGTTTACTTTACCTTTCCTCATTATTAGCGAATAATACTGTAAGCattctttaaataaatcactgtattcctttttatccttaatattatataaattgaatAAACAACATAATATCAAACTATGATTGTCCGTATATTCCGAAGTACGGAAAATGcacatatatctttttaatagctgttcataaaaattaatttcattattaatataaaataaacactTGTCTTTTATTGTGTTCATTATATTAAAGTCTAAGAAGGACATATTCCATATTATtggtatttttaataaagatgaaaataattttattaaacaatCAAAATTAAggtattcttttaaaaaaattatttccttgctaatacaatttaaataaaatttcatcTCCTTCTcgtattcatttattaatgaatttCTTAATAGCATATTACATGTAGACTCAAACATATCTACACTCAAATGGCAAACAGAATCtgcatttaatttattcatcAAATTGAGATGAAAATAGTATTTTTCATTCAACTCGCTACTCCCTAATGGAATGAAATGCGACTCTCCCTCAGTTGATCGAACAACATGATGGTGATCATCATGATTAACATAATTGTCATAATTGTCATAATTGTCATAATTCTCATAATCGCCATAATCGTCATAATCGGCATAATCGGCATAATCGTCATAATCGGCATAATCGGCATAATCGGCATAATCACCCCCATCAGCTTTATCCAAATTTGTTCCTCTAATTtccttataaaataatattttctcttttatacCATCTCTTGGACGGTAATAACTACTATAGTAGTCAGATAACATACCCTTGAAATTTACTCCATCCTTGCATTCCTTTGCATTGCTTGCATTATGAGCAACTATGTTATCATTATATGTGtcactttttaaaaaagcacCGTTTCCATTCTTTATACCGTAGGATGTGttaaatttttctaaaaatttcctttttaccTTGCCGTTCAGGTGTTTACTACTTTTTCCATGAacaaataagaaattattaagGCAAAGCAAAATATGGTCATATTTAAAttctatattaatattatgtagTTTCGATAAAACATTTATGACTTTTATTGCAATgggaaattttaaatgtaacaAATTTAcattagtaaaaaatttatttatagcaTAAAAGTTGATGCATAATTTATCTAACGAAATTATTAATTCTGCTAGCTGcacattatttaaatatgaaatatgtGAAGGCAATTTGTTTCGAAGCATTGAgataatatcattatttctGTAGTAGAactttgaatatatatatgtaattttaacTAACTGATTTGcatctaatttattttgatttttaataaatatatctacagaagaaaataaaagcatGTCTTTTTGTATGTCCAAATAACTAAAAGAAgttaatacatttattaaactCTCTACATCGAATGTATGCAATATATTTAGTGTTGCAACTGCAATCCGattgaataaatttatatcttttatatgaattttacaaaaacttaaacatattatagatatatgttCAGGACTAGCCaaagtaattttatttaaaaatgcaaCAGATAAAGAAGCAAATAAGGGTATATAAATCAAGTTCAATTTAGaacataaaaaacatatgtcACAAATTTCTTTCATAGAATATTTACATGCCTGAACAGATATTTGATGTAAGatgctttttattaaaacttcTTCCTCCCCCAATTTGTTATTTACCTCTAGTGACTTTAGTACCCTATAACAATCTTTTGCATCGAATGAATTTATTTCACTCTGGACTTTCTTTTT
This genomic window contains:
- the PmUG01_08022100 gene encoding conserved Plasmodium protein, unknown function, encoding MNSHILKLCIFGLLYKITHYTSNQRNVLSFVRGQTDEHGNLNIDLTYNGDEKKRINLELDKNIETVDSPLIIILPTENVSPSRLYENYLKQTENPKYISVKNVLNNMVNTFEPIEQKAFINKLSDEINTRIKFYESFSI
- the PmUG01_08022200 gene encoding conserved Plasmodium protein, unknown function; translated protein: MIKRVVKKDNVLISRCRRFVYIPSQADIAKLSTKSLGNYAFDILRLSKENEGLYEMFKKKVQSEINSFDAKDCYRVLKSLEVNNKLGEEEVLIKSILHQISVQACKYSMKEICDICFLCSKLNLIYIPLFASLSVAFLNKITLASPEHISIICLSFCKIHIKDINLFNRIAVATLNILHTFDVESLINVLTSFSYLDIQKDMLLFSSVDIFIKNQNKLDANQLVKITYIYSKFYYRNNDIISMLRNKLPSHISYLNNVQLAELIISLDKLCINFYAINKFFTNVNLLHLKFPIAIKVINVLSKLHNINIEFKYDHILLCLNNFLFVHGKSSKHLNGKVKRKFLEKFNTSYGIKNGNGAFLKSDTYNDNIVAHNASNAKECKDGVNFKGMLSDYYSSYYRPRDGIKEKILFYKEIRGTNLDKADGGDYADYADYADYDDYADYADYDDYGDYENYDNYDNYDNYVNHDDHHHVVRSTEGESHFIPLGSSELNEKYYFHLNLMNKLNADSVCHLSVDMFESTCNMLLRNSLINEYEKEMKFYLNCISKEIIFLKEYLNFDCLIKLFSSLLKIPIIWNMSFLDFNIMNTIKDKCLFYINNEINFYEQLLKRYMCIFRTSEYTDNHSLILCCLFNLYNIKDKKEYSDLFKECLQYYSLIMRKGKVNNGRKCSSYIVEEISVYNFVDFYYKDIPLWNKNAGCTSASSLASHPPRNFSHNNISSIYCNDDADVYGYCDDECNVGGTNSLSQTPRSTRINKILNIELLSIVQNYNKHVKINFKDDIYYISLFEYDNYIAYVFLEPQDYFHSCNENNELKIVNTLLKRKEDKTNDSKCNSIFLINNISYNPYYVFYNDNYFIKSEILIKINYLLIKGYTIIAIPFYSWMCMNYEEKSSTISDLRKNVLNG